A single window of Candidatus Methylacidiphilales bacterium DNA harbors:
- the cmk gene encoding (d)CMP kinase: MILNPVIAIDGPAASGKSTVARLVARHLNFVYVDTGAMYRSYAWLALEKTCDPTDRAAVKALIAASRLETLLENGSLELRLDGTDPTPHIRAERINAVVSQIASIPELREFLVIRQRELRNRKPLVMEGRDIGTVVFTDTPHKYYIDADPAVRDARRRNQGQTDALAQRDAIDRGRRVAPLTMAADARLIDSTHLSAESIAREIVEELKVRGIQSRA, encoded by the coding sequence ATGATCCTCAACCCTGTCATCGCCATCGACGGCCCCGCCGCCTCCGGAAAAAGCACCGTGGCCCGGCTCGTCGCCCGCCACCTCAACTTCGTCTATGTCGACACCGGGGCCATGTATCGCAGCTACGCCTGGCTGGCCCTGGAAAAAACCTGCGACCCCACCGACCGGGCCGCGGTCAAGGCCCTCATCGCCGCCTCACGCCTCGAAACCCTCCTCGAGAACGGTTCCCTCGAACTCCGCCTGGACGGCACCGATCCCACCCCCCACATCCGGGCCGAACGCATCAACGCCGTGGTCTCGCAGATCGCCTCCATCCCCGAACTGCGCGAATTCCTCGTCATCCGCCAACGCGAGCTGCGCAACCGCAAGCCCCTGGTCATGGAAGGCCGCGATATCGGAACCGTTGTCTTCACCGACACCCCGCACAAGTATTACATCGACGCCGATCCTGCCGTGCGCGACGCCCGCCGCCGCAACCAGGGCCAGACCGATGCCCTGGCCCAGCGCGATGCCATCGACCGCGGACGCCGCGTCGCCCCCCTCACCATGGCCGCCGACGCCCGGCTCATCGACAGCACCCATCTCTCCGCAGAATCCATCGCCCGGGAAATCGTCGAAGAATTGAAGGTGCGCGGCATCCAATCCCGCGCCTAG
- a CDS encoding lysophospholipid acyltransferase family protein → MRSPFYLFIQAASALLFRTFYDYRVHGAEHVPDGGCIIAANHDSFFDPPLIGCTLESAPHYLARKTLFDHPLFATAIANLNAHPIDQERPDMAGLKRVIGVAKKGAGVVLFPEGSRSWDGQLQPAQPGIGLVVAKARVPVVPARIFGAHPAWPRGRKPTPFHPIRVVFGPPIQFTEIPGDRDAYQSIGNQIMQAIAALPCPGD, encoded by the coding sequence ATGCGAAGCCCCTTCTACCTCTTCATCCAGGCTGCCAGCGCGCTTCTCTTCCGCACCTTCTACGACTACCGCGTCCATGGCGCCGAACACGTGCCCGACGGCGGCTGCATCATCGCCGCCAACCACGACAGCTTCTTCGATCCTCCGCTCATCGGCTGCACCCTGGAAAGCGCCCCCCACTACCTTGCCCGCAAAACCCTCTTCGATCACCCCCTTTTCGCCACCGCCATCGCCAACCTCAACGCCCATCCCATCGACCAGGAACGGCCGGACATGGCCGGATTGAAACGCGTCATCGGCGTGGCCAAAAAAGGCGCGGGCGTTGTCCTCTTCCCCGAGGGTTCACGCAGTTGGGACGGCCAACTCCAACCCGCCCAGCCCGGCATCGGCCTGGTGGTGGCCAAGGCCCGCGTTCCCGTCGTGCCCGCGCGCATCTTCGGCGCCCACCCCGCCTGGCCCCGGGGCCGCAAGCCCACCCCCTTCCATCCCATCCGCGTCGTCTTCGGGCCCCCCATCCAATTCACCGAGATCCCGGGTGATCGCGACGCCTACCAGTCCATCGGCAACCAAATCATGCAGGCCATTGCCGCCCTCCCCTGCCCCGGCGACTGA